A single region of the Gopherus evgoodei ecotype Sinaloan lineage chromosome 3, rGopEvg1_v1.p, whole genome shotgun sequence genome encodes:
- the ESYT1 gene encoding extended synaptotagmin-1 isoform X2, which translates to MIRAWCKVQQESLEPLVSFPDVEKAEWLNKILAQAWPFFGQYMEKLLVENIAPMIRASNTHLQTFAFTKVDMGEKPLRVMGVNVHTGQNKKQILLDLTISYVGDVHIDVEVKKFFCKAGVKGMQLHGVLRVILEPLIGDMPIVGALTMFFIRRPTLDINWTGMTNLLDIPGLSSLSDSMIMDSIAAFLVLPNRLLVPLVPNLHDVAQLRSPLPRGIVRVHLREARDLQSKDKYVKGLIEGKSDPYALVRVGTQVFTSQVIDESLNPAWNETYEFVVHEVPGQELEVEVFDKDPDQDDFLGRMKLDFGEVLKARVLEEWFPLQDSGRGQLHLRLEWLTLLSDASKLEQVLQRNRGISSKPEAPSAAILVVYLDRAQELPLKKPGKEPNPMVQLSVQDVTRESRVVYNTSSPVWDDAFRFFLQDPANQDIDIQVKDDTRQTSLGSLSVRLSRLLSAEDLTLDQWFQLENSGPGSRIYMKLVMRILFLDAPEVCNTPQPCAPGQLDGETSTFAGSSVDMPPRPSRASPDAQFGTESVIRIHLLEAENLIAKDNFMGGMIRGKSDPYAKVRLGGQSFRSHVVKEELSPRWNEVYEVVVNEIPGQEVEFEIYDKDIDKDDFLGRCKIALKRVLSSRFIDEWLPLEDVKSGRLHVRLECLAPTPNSAELEQVLMVNSLTQTQRSAELSSALLSVFLDRAADLPLRKGSKPPCPYVSLSVRNVSYKSKTATSTSEPIWDEGFSFLVKRPHVESLELQVKDEGGQGLGSLSLPLTQLLAAETLTLDRWFPLSRAGPGSQVLLRVQLGILVSQHSGAEPRSAPSAGEEAESPPGGSEPELYVGEDGEPGAAGPAQELRQRLTHVDSNSELVEGPLGQLQLTVWYHMDERKLVVIVHSCRKLRASSKDIPDPYVSLILLPDKNRVTKRKTTVRKRTLNPEFNERFEWELPPEEATRRRLEACVKNSVSFMSREKEPLGKVHLDLSQMDLAQVKAQWHNLKENRSSS; encoded by the exons ATGATAAGAGCCTGGTGCAAAGTGCAGCAAGAATCTCTGGAGCCCTTG GTCAGTTTCCCGGATGTGGAGAAGGCCGAATGGCTCAACAAG ATCCTGGCCCAGGCCTGGCCTTTCTTCGGGCAGTACATGGAGAAGTTGCTGGTGGAGAATATCGCCCCCATGATCCGCGCCTCCAACACCCACCTGCAGACCTTCGCCTTCACCAAGGTTGACATGGGCGAGAAG CCCCTCAGGGTCATGGGCGTGAATGTTCACACTggccagaacaagaagcaaatcCTGCTGGACCTGACTATCAG CTACGTGGGGGACGTGCACATCGACGTGGAGGTGAAGAAATTCTTCTGCAAGGCTGGGGTGAAGGGGATGCAG CTGCACGGGGTGCTGCGTGTCATCCTGGAGCCCCTCATCGGGGACATGCCcatcgtgggggccctgaccatgTTTTTCATCCGACGCCCC acTCTGGACATTAACTGGACTGGGATGACCAACCTCCTGGACATCCCAGGGCTCAG ctccctgtCGGACTCGATGATCATGGACTCCATTGCGGCTTTCCTGGTGCTACCCAACCGCCTGCTGGTGCCCCTGGTGCCCAACCTGCATGATGTGGCCCAGCTCCGCTCCCCGCTGCCCAGG GGGATTGTCCGCGTCCACCTCCGGGAGGCCAGGGACCTGCAGTCCAAGGACAAGTACGTGAAGGGGCTGATCGAGGGCAAGTCGGACCCCTACGCCCTCGTCCGCGTGGGCACCCAGGTCTTCACCAGCCAGGTCATCGACGAGAGCCTGAACCCCGCCTGGAACGAGACGTACGAG ttcgTGGTGCACGAGGTGCCGGGCCAGGAGCTGGAGGTGGAAGTGTTTGACAAGGACCCCGACCAGGACGACTTCCTGGGCAG GATGAAGCTGGATTTCGGGGAGGTGCTGAAGGCCCGCGTGCTGGAGGAG TGGTTCCCGTTGCAGGACAGTGGCCGGGGTCAGCTCCACCTgcgtctggagtggctcacgctCCTGTCCGACGCCTCCAAGCTGGAGCAG gtcctcCAGAGGAACCGGGGAATCTCCTCCAAGCCGGAGGCGCCATCGGCTGCCATCCTGGTTGTCTACCTGGACCGGGCCCAGGAGCTTCCC CTGAAGAAGCCCGGCAAGGAGCCCAACCCCATGGTGCAGCTCTCGGTGCAGGACGTCACGCGGGAGAGCAGA GTTGTCTATAACACCAGCTCCCCAGTCTGGGACGACGCCTTCCGCTTCTTCCTCCAGGACCCAGCCAATCAGGACATCGACATCCAG GTGAAGGACGACACGCGCCAGACCAGCCTGGGCTCGCTCAGCGTCCGTCTGTCCCGCCTGCTGAGTGCCGAGGACCTGACGCTGGACCAGTGGTTCCAGCTGGAGAACTCGGGGCCAGGCAGCCGCATCTACATGAAGCTCGTCATGCGG ATCCTGTTCCTGGACGCCCCCGAGGTCTGCAACACTCCCCAGCCGTGCGCCCCGGGGCAGTTGGACGGGGAAACCAGCACCTTTGCTGGCAGCAGTGTGGACATGCCGCCCCGGCCCAGCCGAGCCAGCCCTGACGCCCAGTTTGGCACCGAG agcgTGATCCGCATTCACCTGCTGGAAGCCGAGAACCTGATCGCCAAGGATAACTTTATGGGCGGCATGATCCGGGGCAAGTCGGACCCCTACGCCAAGGTGCGGCTGGGTGGGCAGAGCTTCCGCAGCCACGTCGTCAAGGAGGAGCTGAGCCCCCGCTGGAACGAGGTCTACGAG gTCGTTGTGAACGAgatcccaggccaggaggtggaGTTCGAGATCTACGACAAAGACATTGACAAGGACGACTTCCTGGGCAG GTGTAAGATCGCCCTGAAGCGAGTCCTGAGCAGCCGGTTCATCGATGAG TGGCTCCCCCTGGAGGATGTGAAATCCGGCCGCCTCCACGTGAGGCTGGAgtgcctggcccccacccccaacagcgCCGAGCTGGAGCAG GTGCTGATGGTGAACAGCCTGACCCAGACCCAGCGGAGCGCGGAGCTGTCGTCCGCCCTGCTCTCCGTCTTCCTAGACCGGGCGGCTGACCTGCCG ctccGGAAGGGCTCCAAGCCCCCCTGCCCCTACGTCAGCCTTTCCGTCCGGAACGTCTCCTACAAGAGCAAg aCCGCCACCTCCACCTCGGAGCCCATCTGGGACGAAGGCTTCTCCTTCCTCGTCAAGCGCCCCCACGTGGAGTCCTTGGAGCTGCAG GTGAAGGacgagggggggcagggcctggggtcgcTGAGCCTGCCCCTCACCCAGCTGCTGGCGGCTGAGACGCTGACGCTCGATCGCTGGTTCCCGCTCAGCCGCGCCGGCCCTGGCAGCCAGGTCCTGCTGCGAGTGCAGCTTGGG atccTGGTCTCCCAGCACTCGGGGGCGGAGCCCCGCAGCGCCCCATCAGCTGGCGAGGAGGCTGAGAGCCCCCCCGGGGGGTCGGAGCCGGAGCTGTACGTCGGGGAGGacggggagcccggggctgccgGGCCTGCCCAGGAGCTGCGCCAGCGCCTCACCCACGTGGACAG TAACTCGGAGCTGGTGGAGGGCCCCCTGGGCCAGCTGCAACTCACAGTCTGGTACCACATGGACGAGCGCAAGCTAGTTGTCATCGTACATTCCTGCAG gaagctgagggccagtTCGAAGGACATTCCTGACCCCTATGTCTCTCTGATCCTCCTGCCTGACAAGAACCGCGTGACCAAGAGGAAAACCACCGTGCGGAAAAGGACTCTGAACCCCGAGTTCAATGAGAG GTTTGAGTGGGAACTGCCCCCGGAGGAGGCCACCCGGAGGAGGCTCGAGGCCTGCGTCAAAAACAGCGTCTCCTTCATGTCCCGGGAGAAGGAGCCCCTGGGGAAG GTGCATCTTGACCTGTCGCAGATGGACCTGGCCCAGGTCAAGGcccagtg GCACAACTTGAAAGAGAACAGGAGCAGCTCTTAG
- the ESYT1 gene encoding extended synaptotagmin-1 isoform X1: protein MEQREGPGIGPGSGEALAALAAFGKLLLSLAPVYVAGRLGLSLGFVLLGLALYAGWRAARRAKERSLRAARRLLQDEERHVSAAAAGLCLSARELPAWVSFPDVEKAEWLNKILAQAWPFFGQYMEKLLVENIAPMIRASNTHLQTFAFTKVDMGEKPLRVMGVNVHTGQNKKQILLDLTISYVGDVHIDVEVKKFFCKAGVKGMQLHGVLRVILEPLIGDMPIVGALTMFFIRRPTLDINWTGMTNLLDIPGLSSLSDSMIMDSIAAFLVLPNRLLVPLVPNLHDVAQLRSPLPRGIVRVHLREARDLQSKDKYVKGLIEGKSDPYALVRVGTQVFTSQVIDESLNPAWNETYEFVVHEVPGQELEVEVFDKDPDQDDFLGRMKLDFGEVLKARVLEEWFPLQDSGRGQLHLRLEWLTLLSDASKLEQVLQRNRGISSKPEAPSAAILVVYLDRAQELPLKKPGKEPNPMVQLSVQDVTRESRVVYNTSSPVWDDAFRFFLQDPANQDIDIQVKDDTRQTSLGSLSVRLSRLLSAEDLTLDQWFQLENSGPGSRIYMKLVMRILFLDAPEVCNTPQPCAPGQLDGETSTFAGSSVDMPPRPSRASPDAQFGTESVIRIHLLEAENLIAKDNFMGGMIRGKSDPYAKVRLGGQSFRSHVVKEELSPRWNEVYEVVVNEIPGQEVEFEIYDKDIDKDDFLGRCKIALKRVLSSRFIDEWLPLEDVKSGRLHVRLECLAPTPNSAELEQVLMVNSLTQTQRSAELSSALLSVFLDRAADLPLRKGSKPPCPYVSLSVRNVSYKSKTATSTSEPIWDEGFSFLVKRPHVESLELQVKDEGGQGLGSLSLPLTQLLAAETLTLDRWFPLSRAGPGSQVLLRVQLGILVSQHSGAEPRSAPSAGEEAESPPGGSEPELYVGEDGEPGAAGPAQELRQRLTHVDSNSELVEGPLGQLQLTVWYHMDERKLVVIVHSCRKLRASSKDIPDPYVSLILLPDKNRVTKRKTTVRKRTLNPEFNERFEWELPPEEATRRRLEACVKNSVSFMSREKEPLGKVHLDLSQMDLAQVKAQWHNLKENRSSS, encoded by the exons ATGGAGCAGCGGGAGGGTCCCGGGATCGGGCCCGGCTCGGGCGAGGCGCTGGCCGCCCTGGCCGCCTTCGGGAAGCTGCTGCTGAGCCTGGCGCCCGTGTACGTGGCCGGGCGGCTGGGCCTGAGCCTGGGCTTCGTGCTGCTCGGCCTGGCGCTGTACGCGGGCTGGCGGGCGGCGCGGCGCGCCAAGGAGCGGAGCCTGCGGGCCGCCCGCCGCCTGCTGCAGGACGAGGAGCGCCACGTGAGCGCCGCCGCCGCCGGCCTCTGCCTGAGCGCGCGGGAGCTGCCGGCCTGG GTCAGTTTCCCGGATGTGGAGAAGGCCGAATGGCTCAACAAG ATCCTGGCCCAGGCCTGGCCTTTCTTCGGGCAGTACATGGAGAAGTTGCTGGTGGAGAATATCGCCCCCATGATCCGCGCCTCCAACACCCACCTGCAGACCTTCGCCTTCACCAAGGTTGACATGGGCGAGAAG CCCCTCAGGGTCATGGGCGTGAATGTTCACACTggccagaacaagaagcaaatcCTGCTGGACCTGACTATCAG CTACGTGGGGGACGTGCACATCGACGTGGAGGTGAAGAAATTCTTCTGCAAGGCTGGGGTGAAGGGGATGCAG CTGCACGGGGTGCTGCGTGTCATCCTGGAGCCCCTCATCGGGGACATGCCcatcgtgggggccctgaccatgTTTTTCATCCGACGCCCC acTCTGGACATTAACTGGACTGGGATGACCAACCTCCTGGACATCCCAGGGCTCAG ctccctgtCGGACTCGATGATCATGGACTCCATTGCGGCTTTCCTGGTGCTACCCAACCGCCTGCTGGTGCCCCTGGTGCCCAACCTGCATGATGTGGCCCAGCTCCGCTCCCCGCTGCCCAGG GGGATTGTCCGCGTCCACCTCCGGGAGGCCAGGGACCTGCAGTCCAAGGACAAGTACGTGAAGGGGCTGATCGAGGGCAAGTCGGACCCCTACGCCCTCGTCCGCGTGGGCACCCAGGTCTTCACCAGCCAGGTCATCGACGAGAGCCTGAACCCCGCCTGGAACGAGACGTACGAG ttcgTGGTGCACGAGGTGCCGGGCCAGGAGCTGGAGGTGGAAGTGTTTGACAAGGACCCCGACCAGGACGACTTCCTGGGCAG GATGAAGCTGGATTTCGGGGAGGTGCTGAAGGCCCGCGTGCTGGAGGAG TGGTTCCCGTTGCAGGACAGTGGCCGGGGTCAGCTCCACCTgcgtctggagtggctcacgctCCTGTCCGACGCCTCCAAGCTGGAGCAG gtcctcCAGAGGAACCGGGGAATCTCCTCCAAGCCGGAGGCGCCATCGGCTGCCATCCTGGTTGTCTACCTGGACCGGGCCCAGGAGCTTCCC CTGAAGAAGCCCGGCAAGGAGCCCAACCCCATGGTGCAGCTCTCGGTGCAGGACGTCACGCGGGAGAGCAGA GTTGTCTATAACACCAGCTCCCCAGTCTGGGACGACGCCTTCCGCTTCTTCCTCCAGGACCCAGCCAATCAGGACATCGACATCCAG GTGAAGGACGACACGCGCCAGACCAGCCTGGGCTCGCTCAGCGTCCGTCTGTCCCGCCTGCTGAGTGCCGAGGACCTGACGCTGGACCAGTGGTTCCAGCTGGAGAACTCGGGGCCAGGCAGCCGCATCTACATGAAGCTCGTCATGCGG ATCCTGTTCCTGGACGCCCCCGAGGTCTGCAACACTCCCCAGCCGTGCGCCCCGGGGCAGTTGGACGGGGAAACCAGCACCTTTGCTGGCAGCAGTGTGGACATGCCGCCCCGGCCCAGCCGAGCCAGCCCTGACGCCCAGTTTGGCACCGAG agcgTGATCCGCATTCACCTGCTGGAAGCCGAGAACCTGATCGCCAAGGATAACTTTATGGGCGGCATGATCCGGGGCAAGTCGGACCCCTACGCCAAGGTGCGGCTGGGTGGGCAGAGCTTCCGCAGCCACGTCGTCAAGGAGGAGCTGAGCCCCCGCTGGAACGAGGTCTACGAG gTCGTTGTGAACGAgatcccaggccaggaggtggaGTTCGAGATCTACGACAAAGACATTGACAAGGACGACTTCCTGGGCAG GTGTAAGATCGCCCTGAAGCGAGTCCTGAGCAGCCGGTTCATCGATGAG TGGCTCCCCCTGGAGGATGTGAAATCCGGCCGCCTCCACGTGAGGCTGGAgtgcctggcccccacccccaacagcgCCGAGCTGGAGCAG GTGCTGATGGTGAACAGCCTGACCCAGACCCAGCGGAGCGCGGAGCTGTCGTCCGCCCTGCTCTCCGTCTTCCTAGACCGGGCGGCTGACCTGCCG ctccGGAAGGGCTCCAAGCCCCCCTGCCCCTACGTCAGCCTTTCCGTCCGGAACGTCTCCTACAAGAGCAAg aCCGCCACCTCCACCTCGGAGCCCATCTGGGACGAAGGCTTCTCCTTCCTCGTCAAGCGCCCCCACGTGGAGTCCTTGGAGCTGCAG GTGAAGGacgagggggggcagggcctggggtcgcTGAGCCTGCCCCTCACCCAGCTGCTGGCGGCTGAGACGCTGACGCTCGATCGCTGGTTCCCGCTCAGCCGCGCCGGCCCTGGCAGCCAGGTCCTGCTGCGAGTGCAGCTTGGG atccTGGTCTCCCAGCACTCGGGGGCGGAGCCCCGCAGCGCCCCATCAGCTGGCGAGGAGGCTGAGAGCCCCCCCGGGGGGTCGGAGCCGGAGCTGTACGTCGGGGAGGacggggagcccggggctgccgGGCCTGCCCAGGAGCTGCGCCAGCGCCTCACCCACGTGGACAG TAACTCGGAGCTGGTGGAGGGCCCCCTGGGCCAGCTGCAACTCACAGTCTGGTACCACATGGACGAGCGCAAGCTAGTTGTCATCGTACATTCCTGCAG gaagctgagggccagtTCGAAGGACATTCCTGACCCCTATGTCTCTCTGATCCTCCTGCCTGACAAGAACCGCGTGACCAAGAGGAAAACCACCGTGCGGAAAAGGACTCTGAACCCCGAGTTCAATGAGAG GTTTGAGTGGGAACTGCCCCCGGAGGAGGCCACCCGGAGGAGGCTCGAGGCCTGCGTCAAAAACAGCGTCTCCTTCATGTCCCGGGAGAAGGAGCCCCTGGGGAAG GTGCATCTTGACCTGTCGCAGATGGACCTGGCCCAGGTCAAGGcccagtg GCACAACTTGAAAGAGAACAGGAGCAGCTCTTAG